One stretch of Streptomyces zhihengii DNA includes these proteins:
- a CDS encoding flavodoxin domain-containing protein — protein sequence MVQVLVLHASAHHSTQEIASRIGERLRTHGHDADVRALDQVTGGHWLDQCDALVLGSAIHNGAWLPPAEALVRGAVRQLRDRPVWMFSVGMSAALPGPVRRFADRAVQPRIAELVDLVRPREHRRFSGVIRREHLDRKGAVFFRLLGCRYGDHRDWAAVEAWADEIAAQLTKLAARRRAG from the coding sequence ATGGTGCAGGTGCTGGTCCTTCATGCCTCCGCGCACCACTCCACACAGGAGATCGCTTCGCGGATCGGCGAACGGCTGAGAACGCACGGTCATGATGCCGACGTGCGGGCACTGGACCAGGTGACCGGCGGGCACTGGCTCGACCAGTGCGACGCATTGGTGCTGGGAAGCGCGATTCACAACGGGGCTTGGCTGCCCCCTGCCGAGGCCCTCGTGCGTGGTGCGGTGCGGCAGTTGCGTGATCGGCCGGTGTGGATGTTCAGCGTCGGTATGTCCGCCGCTCTGCCCGGACCTGTGCGCCGTTTCGCGGACCGTGCGGTCCAACCGCGTATCGCCGAACTCGTCGACCTCGTCCGCCCTCGCGAGCATCGACGGTTCTCCGGGGTGATCCGGCGCGAGCACCTGGACCGCAAGGGGGCCGTCTTCTTCCGCCTTCTCGGTTGTCGCTATGGCGATCACCGGGACTGGGCGGCAGTCGAAGCGTGGGCTGACGAGATCGCAGCACAGCTCACGAAGCTGGCCGCCCGCCGCAGGGCGGGATGA
- a CDS encoding rhodanese-like domain-containing protein, translated as MTTPLTLGAGEARSRLHELTVIDVRTPGEYAGGHVPGALNIPLDQIRHALPDIRHAADRGDVLVVCASGARSETACRVLADNGIDTATLSGGTGAWAAAGHDLQRPQGGARATWGMERQVRFTAGTVVLLGLLLGVLLHPAFQILSAGIAAGLVFSALTNTCGMAAMLAKLPHNRPGRADLDDTLTRLRSR; from the coding sequence GTGACCACGCCCCTCACCCTCGGAGCCGGAGAAGCCCGCTCCCGCCTGCACGAACTGACCGTCATCGACGTCCGCACCCCCGGCGAGTACGCCGGCGGTCACGTGCCCGGTGCCCTCAACATCCCCCTGGACCAGATCCGGCACGCCCTTCCGGACATCCGCCACGCCGCCGATCGCGGTGACGTCCTGGTCGTCTGCGCATCGGGCGCCCGTTCGGAGACCGCCTGCCGCGTTCTCGCCGACAACGGCATCGACACCGCCACGCTCTCCGGCGGCACGGGCGCCTGGGCCGCCGCGGGCCACGACCTCCAGCGCCCTCAGGGCGGCGCCCGCGCCACCTGGGGCATGGAACGGCAGGTCCGATTCACCGCCGGCACCGTCGTGCTCCTCGGCCTTCTGCTGGGCGTCCTCCTCCACCCGGCCTTCCAGATCCTCTCCGCGGGCATCGCCGCCGGACTGGTCTTCTCCGCCCTCACCAACACCTGCGGCATGGCCGCCATGCTTGCCAAGCTGCCCCACAACCGGCCCGGCCGCGCCGACCTCGACGACACGCTGACTCGGCTCCGCAGCCGCTGA
- a CDS encoding potassium channel family protein, producing MKVVIVGCGRVGAALAALLAAEGHETEVVDRCPRAAGRLPDSPRIRFHEGNGFSRAVLRDAGIGHADAFVAVTSRDNSNIVSARTAKDTYRVPIVLARVHDPRRADIYRDLGIPTVSGVRWTVHQFHRMLLHRHLSPELSFGNGESLLVRSEVPAYLVGRRLTEFDVDGEIRVVEVTRAGRSLIPAHSTTAQAGDLVTVAVAATALGRLRGFLGKEPGT from the coding sequence GTGAAGGTCGTCATCGTCGGCTGCGGACGGGTGGGTGCCGCCCTCGCCGCTCTCCTCGCCGCGGAGGGGCACGAGACCGAGGTCGTCGACCGGTGCCCCCGGGCCGCCGGTCGGCTGCCCGACAGTCCTCGCATCCGCTTCCACGAGGGCAACGGCTTCAGCCGCGCCGTGCTCCGTGACGCCGGGATCGGGCACGCGGACGCCTTCGTCGCCGTCACCTCGCGGGACAACAGCAACATCGTCAGTGCGCGTACGGCGAAGGACACCTACCGCGTGCCGATCGTCCTCGCCCGCGTCCACGATCCACGCCGCGCCGACATCTACCGCGACCTCGGCATCCCCACCGTGTCCGGAGTCCGCTGGACCGTGCACCAGTTCCACCGGATGCTGCTGCACCGCCACCTCAGCCCCGAACTCAGTTTCGGCAACGGGGAGTCCCTGCTGGTCCGCTCGGAGGTGCCCGCCTACCTCGTCGGCCGGCGGCTGACCGAGTTCGACGTCGACGGCGAGATCCGTGTCGTCGAGGTCACCCGCGCGGGACGTTCCCTCATCCCCGCGCACAGCACAACCGCGCAGGCGGGCGACCTCGTCACCGTCGCCGTCGCCGCGACGGCGCTCGGCAGGCTGCGCGGCTTCCTCGGCAAGGAGCCGGGAACGTGA
- a CDS encoding metal-sensitive transcriptional regulator — MEIELAGAELKSVLNRLRRAQGQISGVIRMIEEGRDCEEVVTQLAAASRALDRAGFAIIATGLQQCMTEMEDGSRTTEDRDETRGRLEKLFLSLA, encoded by the coding sequence ATGGAGATCGAACTGGCGGGAGCGGAACTGAAATCGGTCCTGAACCGGCTGCGCCGGGCGCAGGGACAGATCTCCGGAGTGATCCGGATGATCGAGGAAGGGCGGGACTGCGAGGAGGTCGTCACGCAGCTGGCGGCGGCTTCCCGGGCCCTCGACCGGGCCGGGTTCGCGATCATCGCCACCGGTCTCCAGCAGTGCATGACGGAGATGGAGGACGGCAGCCGCACCACCGAGGACCGCGACGAGACGCGAGGCCGGCTGGAGAAGCTGTTCCTCTCCCTCGCCTGA
- a CDS encoding cation-translocating P-type ATPase, whose translation MMRTTTHASARAAAGGGPAASRPAAVVRLAAADVFSALDTSRRGLTPEQAAERLAEYGENRLPRPRRRPVRRELLAQFRDLFAVVLLVASAITFLAYGLQEPREAGTLQLAVAILAVVVLNAGIGFAQEYSAERTAQALAAMVPQACRVLRGGERLDAPARELVPGDVVLLEAGDAVSADCRVVEAHELAVDNAPLTGESQAAGRTAEAVAAGPALEARNCVFMGTDVVAGSGRAVVFATGASTEFGRIYRLAAAAPRQRTPLQRQVAVMARRVAGAALATGALMFAVRLPAGESVLPSFVFALGVMVALVPEGLPATLSVSLAIGVRRMARRQALVKQLLAVEALGSTTVVCTDKTGTLTQAEMTVTRVWAAGSTHEVTGVGYAPRGEVGDAAPVRELLRVAGLCCDARLVPPSGPGERWRVLGDTTEGALLVVAAKAGLDMEAEAAAAPRVTVFPFDSRRKLMTTVHRIATGHQACVKGAPAELLARCTHAERDGRREPVTERDRAAVVAAGDGLASQGLRVLAVARREVDGPRPTRQEAESGLVLLGLVGMLDPPRPEVTEAVAACRRAGIRIVMVTGDHPLTGEAVARRVGIVRGPDPVVVTGAGLDTMGGEQLDALLAEPSELLLCRVSPEHKMRVVEAFQRRGEVVAVTGDGANDAPALKHADIGVAMGAGGTDVAREAAAMVLLDDSFASIAAAVRLGRAVYQNIRKFLVYLFSHNIGELVPILAATFAGFPLVPISAVQILAIDLGSDVLPALALGAEPPEPDVMDRPPRSRRERLFSAAVMGRVLFLGGIQAVCVTAVFFWHVLASGIPFDDFTKDTPVYREAITMVQAGIVLSQFFNALAVRTDRQSIRTAGLFSNPALLAAGGFGLALMVAVSYLPPLQAVFGTAPLDAEDWAVLAALGTLPLLADEIRKASLRRRDARREGAPP comes from the coding sequence ATGATGCGCACCACGACCCACGCGTCGGCCCGCGCCGCGGCGGGCGGTGGTCCCGCTGCTTCCCGTCCTGCCGCTGTCGTACGTCTCGCGGCCGCCGACGTCTTCTCCGCGCTGGACACCTCGCGGCGCGGGCTCACACCCGAACAGGCGGCCGAGCGGCTGGCGGAGTACGGGGAGAACCGGCTGCCGCGGCCCCGCCGCCGGCCGGTCCGGAGAGAGTTGCTCGCACAGTTCAGGGACCTCTTCGCGGTAGTCCTGCTGGTCGCCTCGGCGATCACCTTCCTGGCGTACGGACTTCAGGAGCCGCGTGAGGCGGGCACTCTGCAGCTCGCGGTCGCGATTCTGGCCGTCGTCGTGCTGAACGCGGGCATCGGCTTCGCGCAGGAGTACTCGGCCGAGCGTACGGCGCAGGCCTTGGCGGCGATGGTGCCGCAAGCCTGCCGGGTGCTGAGGGGCGGGGAACGGCTGGACGCGCCCGCCCGCGAGCTGGTGCCGGGGGACGTGGTGCTGCTGGAGGCCGGGGACGCCGTGTCGGCGGACTGCCGGGTGGTCGAAGCGCACGAACTCGCGGTCGACAACGCGCCCTTGACCGGGGAGAGCCAGGCGGCGGGCCGCACGGCCGAAGCGGTGGCGGCCGGGCCCGCGTTGGAGGCCCGCAACTGCGTCTTCATGGGGACCGATGTCGTCGCCGGCTCCGGGCGTGCCGTGGTCTTCGCCACGGGCGCCTCCACCGAGTTCGGCCGGATCTACCGGCTGGCCGCTGCCGCCCCCCGGCAGAGGACCCCGTTGCAGCGCCAGGTGGCCGTCATGGCCCGCCGGGTGGCAGGGGCGGCCCTGGCGACCGGGGCGCTGATGTTCGCTGTACGGCTGCCCGCCGGGGAGTCGGTTCTGCCCTCGTTCGTGTTCGCGCTGGGGGTGATGGTCGCCCTGGTGCCGGAAGGTCTGCCCGCCACCTTGTCGGTGTCCCTGGCCATCGGCGTGCGCAGGATGGCGCGGAGGCAGGCCCTGGTCAAGCAGCTGCTCGCGGTGGAGGCGCTCGGATCGACCACCGTGGTGTGCACCGACAAGACCGGCACGCTCACCCAGGCGGAGATGACCGTCACCCGGGTGTGGGCGGCCGGGAGCACTCATGAGGTGACGGGCGTGGGCTACGCCCCGCGCGGGGAGGTGGGCGACGCCGCGCCCGTGCGTGAGCTGCTGCGGGTGGCCGGTCTGTGCTGCGACGCGCGGCTGGTGCCGCCGTCGGGACCCGGGGAGCGCTGGCGGGTGCTGGGCGACACGACCGAGGGCGCGCTGCTGGTCGTCGCGGCCAAGGCCGGTCTGGACATGGAGGCGGAAGCGGCGGCAGCACCGCGGGTGACGGTGTTCCCCTTCGACTCCCGGCGCAAGCTGATGACCACCGTCCACCGGATCGCGACGGGCCACCAGGCATGCGTCAAGGGAGCCCCTGCCGAACTGCTGGCGCGCTGTACGCACGCGGAACGTGACGGGCGACGGGAGCCCGTGACCGAGCGGGACCGTGCGGCGGTGGTGGCGGCGGGCGACGGACTGGCCTCCCAGGGACTGCGTGTGCTGGCCGTCGCCCGACGCGAGGTCGACGGGCCCCGACCCACGCGGCAGGAGGCGGAGTCCGGTCTGGTCCTCCTCGGCCTGGTGGGCATGCTGGACCCGCCTCGGCCGGAGGTCACCGAGGCGGTCGCCGCCTGCCGGCGGGCCGGTATCCGGATCGTCATGGTCACGGGGGACCACCCGCTGACCGGAGAGGCCGTGGCCCGCAGGGTGGGGATCGTGCGGGGGCCGGATCCCGTGGTGGTGACCGGTGCGGGCCTGGACACCATGGGCGGCGAACAGCTCGACGCACTGCTCGCCGAACCGTCTGAACTGCTGTTGTGCCGCGTCAGCCCGGAGCACAAGATGCGCGTGGTCGAGGCCTTCCAGCGGCGGGGCGAGGTGGTGGCGGTCACCGGCGACGGCGCGAACGACGCCCCCGCGCTCAAGCACGCGGACATCGGTGTGGCGATGGGGGCCGGAGGCACCGACGTGGCCCGAGAGGCGGCCGCGATGGTCCTGCTGGACGATTCGTTCGCCTCCATCGCGGCGGCCGTCCGGCTCGGCCGGGCCGTCTACCAGAACATCCGCAAGTTCCTCGTCTATCTGTTCAGCCACAACATCGGGGAGCTGGTCCCCATTCTGGCGGCCACCTTCGCGGGCTTTCCGCTGGTGCCCATCAGCGCTGTGCAGATCCTCGCCATCGACCTGGGCTCGGACGTTCTTCCGGCCCTGGCCCTGGGCGCCGAGCCCCCTGAGCCCGATGTCATGGACCGTCCCCCGCGATCCCGCCGGGAGCGGCTCTTCTCGGCCGCCGTGATGGGACGGGTCCTGTTCCTCGGCGGTATCCAGGCCGTCTGCGTCACGGCCGTCTTCTTCTGGCACGTCCTCGCATCGGGGATCCCGTTCGACGACTTCACCAAGGACACTCCCGTCTACCGGGAGGCGATCACCATGGTCCAGGCGGGGATCGTGCTCAGCCAGTTCTTCAACGCGCTCGCCGTGCGCACCGACCGGCAGAGCATCCGGACGGCGGGCCTGTTCTCCAACCCCGCCCTGCTCGCCGCGGGCGGCTTCGGCCTCGCCCTCATGGTCGCGGTGAGCTATCTGCCGCCGCTCCAGGCAGTCTTCGGCACCGCTCCGCTCGACGCCGAGGACTGGGCCGTCCTGGCCGCGCTCGGCACCCTGCCGCTGCTGGCGGACGAGATCCGCAAGGCGTCGCTGCGCCGACGCGATGCGCGCCGGGAAGGAGCCCCACCGTGA
- a CDS encoding potassium channel family protein, which yields MNVLIAGAGRLGTQIAQVLSAAHNAVTLVDTDEDRLAALEGRVPVRLMAGDACEPALLERSGALTADLLIATTGDDEDNLVISLLAKRQFAVPRVAARVNEADNAWLFDDRWGVDVAVPSATPLISLIEEATGATDTVALLRLSKAGVEVIETAITRQSRTAGRALGDVVLPEGTVVATIVRDGQPTVPDPAERLRPGDELLVVSHTATEQEIHAAFQ from the coding sequence GTGAACGTACTCATCGCCGGCGCGGGACGGCTCGGCACCCAGATCGCCCAGGTGCTCTCCGCCGCCCACAACGCCGTCACCCTCGTCGACACCGACGAGGACCGCCTGGCCGCCCTGGAAGGCCGGGTCCCGGTGCGGCTGATGGCGGGCGACGCCTGCGAACCTGCCCTCCTGGAGCGCTCCGGCGCCCTGACCGCTGATCTCCTCATCGCCACCACCGGCGACGACGAGGACAACCTCGTCATCAGTCTCCTCGCCAAGAGGCAGTTCGCTGTGCCACGCGTCGCCGCTCGTGTCAACGAAGCCGACAACGCCTGGCTGTTCGACGACCGCTGGGGCGTCGACGTCGCCGTGCCCTCCGCCACCCCGCTGATCTCCCTCATCGAGGAGGCCACCGGTGCCACCGACACCGTGGCCCTGCTGAGACTCAGCAAGGCCGGGGTCGAGGTCATCGAGACGGCCATCACCCGGCAGTCCCGGACGGCGGGCCGGGCCCTGGGCGACGTGGTCCTGCCCGAGGGCACGGTGGTCGCCACCATCGTGCGGGACGGGCAGCCGACCGTGCCGGACCCGGCGGAGAGGTTGCGCCCCGGTGACGAACTCCTCGTCGTCTCCCACACGGCCACCGAGCAGGAGATCCATGCGGCTTTCCAGTGA
- a CDS encoding SigB/SigF/SigG family RNA polymerase sigma factor, whose protein sequence is MATISAPKADSAADIAPGAPGERAVEAEELPWIEDAGKVAPMDARALSKVFFERLQVLEEGTRDHQYARNTLIEMNLSLVHFAARRFRSREGGDMDEDITQVGTIGLIKAIDRFDLSREVEFTTFAIPYIVGEIKRFFRDTTWAVHVPRRLQELRVTLAKAKDDLAGRLDREPTVAEMARHLEMSEQEVIDGLIASNGYNAGPLDLPGEGEGPAGVARPYSDAMGAVDPALETVEDLHTLAPLLGRLDERDRRIIGMRFGQEMTQAQIGAELGISQMHVSRLLSRAVSRLRSGFFA, encoded by the coding sequence ATGGCAACGATTTCTGCGCCGAAGGCCGACAGCGCGGCGGACATCGCGCCCGGCGCGCCGGGAGAGCGGGCGGTGGAGGCGGAGGAGCTGCCCTGGATCGAGGACGCGGGCAAGGTCGCGCCGATGGACGCCCGAGCCCTGTCCAAGGTCTTCTTCGAGCGTCTCCAGGTGCTGGAGGAAGGCACCCGCGACCATCAGTACGCGCGCAACACGCTCATCGAGATGAACCTGTCCCTCGTCCACTTCGCGGCCCGCCGTTTTCGCAGCCGTGAGGGCGGTGACATGGACGAGGACATCACCCAAGTCGGCACCATCGGGCTGATCAAGGCGATCGACCGCTTCGACCTGTCCCGCGAAGTCGAGTTCACCACCTTCGCCATCCCCTACATCGTCGGGGAGATCAAGCGTTTCTTCCGCGACACGACCTGGGCCGTCCACGTTCCCCGACGCCTGCAGGAACTGCGTGTCACTCTCGCGAAGGCGAAGGACGACCTCGCCGGGCGTCTGGACCGTGAGCCGACCGTCGCGGAAATGGCCCGCCATCTGGAGATGAGCGAACAGGAGGTCATCGACGGCCTGATCGCCTCCAACGGCTACAACGCGGGCCCGCTGGACCTGCCCGGGGAGGGCGAGGGCCCGGCCGGTGTCGCCCGTCCCTACTCCGACGCCATGGGTGCGGTGGATCCCGCACTGGAGACCGTCGAGGACCTGCACACGCTGGCCCCCCTCCTCGGCCGGCTCGACGAGCGGGACCGCCGGATCATCGGAATGCGGTTCGGTCAGGAGATGACCCAGGCCCAGATCGGCGCCGAACTCGGGATCTCCCAGATGCACGTCTCCCGTCTTCTGTCCCGGGCGGTCTCCCGTCTCCGGAGCGGCTTCTTCGCCTGA